The proteins below are encoded in one region of Telopea speciosissima isolate NSW1024214 ecotype Mountain lineage chromosome 10, Tspe_v1, whole genome shotgun sequence:
- the LOC122643898 gene encoding probable inactive purple acid phosphatase 27, with translation MAKEVASGNIDSIFHIGDISYATGFLVEWDFFLHHIIPVASHVSYMTAIGNHERDYIDSGSVYITLDSGGECGVAYETSFPMPTSAKDKSWYSIEQGPVHLTVVSTEHDWSPNSEQYLWMVRDIISVN, from the exons ATGGCCAAAGAAGTTGCTTCAGGCAATATTGATTCCATTTTTCACATTGGAGACATAAGCTATGCTACGGGTTTCTTAGTGGAATGGGACTTCTTCCTTCACCATATCATCCCTGTGGCATCTCATGTTTCCTATATGACTGCAATTGGCAACCATGAGAG AGATTATATAGACTCGGGATCGGTTTACATAACTCTGGATTCAGGCGGAGAATGTGGAGTGGCTTATGAAACATCTTTTCCTATGCCCACGAGTGCCAAAGACAAATCATGGTACTCCATAGAGCAAGGTCCTGTTCATTTAACTGTAGTTTCTACTGAGCATGATTGGAGCCCCAACTCTGAACAG TACCTTTGGATGGTAAGGGATATAATTTCGGTGAATTGA